In Arthrobacter citreus, a single genomic region encodes these proteins:
- a CDS encoding DUF4080 domain-containing protein — MNIVLATLNAKYIHTNLGIRYIKAYAQPEYDIELAEYTIKDPSLNIITDLYKRKPTILGFSCYIWNIEQTIEVVRMYKKIDPTVTIFVGGPEVSYDVNYWLDRVKEIDVITIGEGEITVKKLIQAIDNGDDFTSINGIGYRDEGKNIIKPQTEKIDLTTIPSPYRFKEDLPFLGKRIQYIETSRGCPFNCQFCLSSIEVGVRYFNREVIKDDIRYLMANGAKVFKFVDRTFNISRSYAMDMFQFLIDEHLEGTVFQFEITGDIMRPEVIEFLNDNAPKGLFRFEIGVQSTNDATNELVMRRQNFEKLCRTVTLVRDGEKIDQHLDLIAGLPEEDYNSFRQTFNDVFELRPEELQLGFLKMLRGTGVRLRAHEHDYVYMDYAPYEVLGNNVLSFDDIVKIKQVEDVLEKYWNDHRTNNTIEYLIKNEFESPFDFFQLFGSFWEERGWSRIGHQLEDLFKRLNEFLTHYQIKNDPIVKDIMKVDYYLNHKYKPRKPWWDEVTTQDYSKDIYKRIIEDPEQLGSNFIKLSLNEKEIYKHTIIEPLSFDVEHFLLTGEYRTGKYAMLIYFSPKTLSPSFYKIEA; from the coding sequence ATGAACATTGTTTTGGCAACATTAAATGCAAAATATATTCATACTAATTTAGGTATTCGTTACATTAAGGCTTATGCACAACCTGAATACGATATCGAACTAGCAGAATATACGATTAAAGATCCAAGTCTTAATATCATTACAGACTTATATAAGCGTAAACCAACTATTCTTGGTTTTAGTTGTTATATTTGGAATATTGAACAAACAATTGAAGTCGTCCGAATGTATAAAAAAATTGATCCTACTGTTACGATCTTTGTTGGTGGACCTGAAGTAAGCTATGATGTGAACTATTGGCTAGACAGAGTCAAAGAAATTGATGTCATAACAATTGGTGAAGGTGAAATTACTGTAAAGAAATTAATTCAGGCCATTGATAATGGGGATGATTTCACTTCAATAAATGGCATTGGTTATCGAGATGAAGGTAAAAATATTATCAAACCACAAACTGAAAAGATTGATTTAACAACAATTCCTTCGCCTTATCGATTTAAAGAAGATTTACCATTTTTAGGTAAAAGAATTCAATACATCGAAACAAGCCGAGGCTGTCCTTTTAATTGTCAATTTTGTTTATCTTCTATTGAAGTAGGAGTTCGATACTTTAATCGAGAGGTCATTAAAGATGATATACGTTATCTTATGGCAAACGGAGCAAAAGTTTTTAAGTTCGTAGATCGAACTTTTAATATTAGTCGTAGTTATGCTATGGATATGTTTCAATTTTTAATTGATGAACATTTGGAAGGAACCGTATTTCAATTTGAGATTACTGGGGATATTATGCGTCCAGAGGTCATCGAATTTTTAAATGATAATGCACCTAAAGGACTATTCCGATTTGAAATTGGAGTTCAATCAACAAATGATGCTACAAATGAACTAGTAATGAGAAGACAGAATTTTGAGAAACTTTGTCGAACGGTCACGCTAGTTCGAGATGGAGAAAAAATAGATCAACATTTGGATTTAATAGCTGGTTTACCTGAAGAAGATTACAATTCATTTCGTCAAACTTTCAATGATGTATTTGAATTAAGACCAGAAGAACTGCAACTTGGTTTCTTAAAAATGCTAAGAGGTACTGGCGTACGCTTAAGAGCTCATGAGCATGATTATGTCTATATGGATTATGCTCCGTATGAAGTGTTAGGTAATAACGTCCTTTCATTCGATGATATTGTAAAAATAAAACAAGTTGAAGACGTACTTGAAAAATATTGGAATGATCATCGAACAAATAATACAATAGAATATTTAATTAAAAATGAATTCGAAAGTCCGTTTGATTTCTTCCAATTATTCGGTTCATTCTGGGAGGAACGCGGTTGGTCTAGAATCGGGCATCAGCTTGAAGATTTGTTTAAACGATTAAATGAATTTTTAACTCATTATCAAATTAAAAATGATCCAATCGTGAAAGATATTATGAAGGTTGATTATTACTTAAACCATAAATACAAACCTCGTAAACCTTGGTGGGACGAAGTAACTACTCAAGACTATTCGAAAGATATTTATAAGCGAATTATCGAAGATCCTGAACAACTTGGTTCAAATTTTATTAAACTTAGCTTAAACGAAAAAGAAATTTATAAACACACAATAATTGAACCTTTATCATTTGATGTAGAACATTTCTTATTGACTGGAGAATATCGAACTGGTAAATATGCAATGTTAATTTATTTCTCACCAAAAACATTATCACCTTCATTTTATAAAATTGAAGCATAA
- a CDS encoding DUF3905 domain-containing protein: protein MKRKKDNTEIDSPVMQDTIPHISNFPSFKGTNIKMEEPFVNSKGVVIGDSKYSSPNSPLNNWSEDVDPSVMAGDEWVHPTNDIGWATAENAALLESKKREPTKQFMHPQHETRD from the coding sequence ATGAAAAGAAAAAAAGACAATACTGAAATCGACTCACCAGTAATGCAAGACACAATACCACATATATCAAATTTCCCATCTTTTAAGGGAACAAACATTAAAATGGAGGAACCATTTGTTAATTCAAAGGGTGTAGTTATCGGCGACAGTAAATATAGTTCTCCTAACTCTCCATTAAATAATTGGTCAGAAGATGTAGATCCTTCAGTTATGGCAGGTGACGAATGGGTTCATCCTACAAATGATATTGGATGGGCAACTGCAGAAAACGCTGCACTTCTAGAATCGAAAAAGCGTGAACCAACAAAACAATTTATGCATCCGCAACATGAAACTAGGGACTGA
- a CDS encoding DinB family protein has product MLRREWTGEEIKIPNLYQVLKMYVENVINQLSLSVKTVFEMIELITEEDLNFRPIDDKKSIGELAQHLCELIGADLKIMSGVSQEAMVVYYTEVQCTSLIEMKKLLQKNLHDLNEHYLKMNRQDLFEEVTSYWGLKYSRFEWLLEILVHFTHHRAQLHTLLAQKKGKINIALF; this is encoded by the coding sequence ATGTTAAGGAGGGAATGGACTGGTGAAGAAATCAAAATACCTAACCTTTACCAAGTCTTAAAAATGTATGTAGAAAATGTAATTAATCAGTTAAGTTTAAGTGTAAAGACTGTTTTTGAAATGATTGAGTTAATAACTGAAGAAGATTTAAATTTCAGACCGATTGATGATAAGAAATCGATTGGGGAGTTAGCACAGCATTTGTGTGAGTTAATAGGTGCTGATTTGAAAATTATGAGTGGAGTAAGTCAAGAGGCGATGGTAGTATACTATACCGAAGTCCAATGTACATCTTTAATTGAAATGAAAAAATTATTACAAAAAAATTTACATGATTTAAATGAACACTATTTGAAAATGAATAGACAGGATTTATTTGAAGAAGTTACTTCATATTGGGGATTAAAATACTCTAGATTTGAATGGCTATTAGAAATTCTAGTTCACTTCACACATCATAGAGCCCAGTTACATACACTACTAGCCCAAAAAAAGGGCAAAATCAATATAGCTTTATTTTAA
- a CDS encoding spore coat protein, whose translation MRTLAWHETLELHEIVATTTYFLFKLKTNIKNVSDAGLKELYKTSITTFENNLRDLLKFMTNITIGERDAASDKLASEMNAEDLLSATKVLTKMYANALTETATPDLNNTFVKQLVAVNNLHTQIFTYLSKQGQYSVYNINKLIENDAKKAMDVLKMPY comes from the coding sequence ATGAGAACACTTGCTTGGCATGAGACCTTAGAGTTGCACGAAATCGTAGCAACTACAACTTACTTTTTATTTAAACTTAAAACAAATATAAAAAATGTTTCAGATGCAGGATTAAAAGAATTATATAAAACATCCATTACTACTTTTGAAAATAACTTACGTGACTTACTTAAATTTATGACCAACATTACAATTGGAGAAAGAGATGCAGCAAGTGATAAATTAGCGAGTGAAATGAATGCAGAAGATTTATTATCTGCTACAAAAGTGTTAACTAAAATGTATGCAAATGCACTTACTGAAACAGCAACTCCTGATTTAAATAACACATTTGTTAAACAACTAGTAGCAGTAAATAATTTGCACACTCAAATTTTTACTTATTTATCAAAACAAGGTCAATATTCAGTATACAATATTAATAAACTAATCGAAAACGACGCTAAAAAGGCAATGGACGTATTAAAAATGCCATATTAA
- a CDS encoding DUF3189 family protein: MKYYIYYCFGGTHSSPLAAAYHLKQLPLDRQPTTEEVKNTYLFNKLKPKDGGKLFFHGEDENGNQVYTVAKRYTKNVPTAIETLGKILLNEDDKIILSSSSPTVPLAMTLGGFTSRFLHIDFIGVPLLVLGAKQTYLNLIKLVENTKRYNYLAAEKVTCLDNKNFNKD, from the coding sequence ATGAAATATTATATTTATTACTGTTTTGGGGGCACACATTCTTCACCATTGGCTGCTGCATATCACTTGAAACAATTACCACTTGATCGCCAGCCAACAACGGAAGAAGTAAAGAATACTTACTTATTCAATAAACTAAAACCAAAAGATGGTGGAAAACTATTTTTTCATGGTGAAGACGAAAACGGGAATCAAGTATATACAGTAGCAAAAAGATATACTAAAAATGTGCCGACAGCTATAGAGACTCTAGGGAAAATCTTATTAAATGAGGATGATAAAATTATTTTATCAAGTTCATCGCCAACAGTACCATTAGCGATGACTTTAGGTGGATTTACATCAAGATTTTTGCATATAGATTTTATTGGAGTTCCATTACTTGTATTAGGAGCAAAGCAAACATATCTAAATTTAATAAAATTAGTTGAAAATACAAAAAGATATAATTACCTAGCAGCTGAAAAGGTCACTTGTTTAGATAATAAGAATTTCAATAAAGATTAA
- a CDS encoding DUF421 domain-containing protein: MSYHEMFSELFFGYIALFIVVKINGKTQITQITPFDLISSLVLGNILGDGIYDKEANLPRILFSIFTWGALILVTEIITQKSRRARKFLEGDAAVVIKHGAIQWKELKRNRLDTDQLMQLLRAKDTFSVSEVAYAILENDGTISVLKKSNFDTPTKQDLKIQMEKEFLPVVVISDGQIIERALNSLKKDEKWVHKKLSESNLSLKQVCFAEWDSKQLHLHTY; encoded by the coding sequence ATGAGCTATCATGAAATGTTTAGTGAATTATTTTTCGGATATATAGCACTTTTTATCGTAGTTAAAATTAATGGAAAAACACAAATAACACAAATAACACCATTTGATTTGATATCATCTCTAGTGCTAGGAAATATACTAGGAGATGGAATATATGACAAGGAAGCAAATCTCCCAAGAATTTTATTTAGTATTTTTACGTGGGGAGCTCTAATCTTAGTTACCGAAATCATAACTCAAAAGTCACGAAGAGCTAGAAAGTTCTTAGAAGGTGATGCTGCAGTCGTAATTAAGCACGGAGCAATTCAATGGAAAGAATTGAAAAGAAATCGTTTAGATACGGATCAATTGATGCAATTATTAAGAGCGAAAGATACTTTTTCAGTTAGTGAAGTTGCGTATGCTATTTTAGAAAATGACGGAACAATCAGTGTCTTAAAGAAATCCAATTTCGATACGCCTACTAAACAAGATTTGAAAATTCAGATGGAAAAAGAATTTTTACCTGTCGTCGTCATTAGTGATGGGCAAATTATAGAAAGAGCACTTAATTCATTGAAAAAAGACGAAAAGTGGGTACATAAAAAACTTTCTGAGTCAAATTTATCACTGAAACAAGTATGTTTTGCGGAATGGGATTCAAAGCAATTACATTTACATACATATTAA
- a CDS encoding FAD-binding oxidoreductase yields the protein MKSISGVLYWPTTYINSHPELDNIKSLDEDLVCDFVIVGSGESGGLSAYFLSQTGAKVVLLDKRKVAHGSTSANTGLLQYTNDKSLNSFINSFGREKAVRHYQLCVEAIKGIEKMSKKIEIDPDFIKRKSLYYASDLDGKENIELEYKVLTEHGFNAELFTKAQIKEKFNFTKELALFTGDDAEVNPYKCAHGLLLYAMKRGLKAYSDTEVTRIIGSKEGVQLFTNTKHTIRAKKVIFAGGYESLEVKSEKNAVLTSTFAIATQPLLENSNAWYEDCLIWETARPYLYLRTTVDGRIIVGGLDEPTIIPEKRESMLFHKKEQLIKNLVELFPHHKDAKAEFYWTGAFGGTHSGLPMIREYNEYPNCLFLMAYGGNGTVYSYVLAKILKDLITVGSHPDAHLYMEN from the coding sequence GTGAAAAGTATTAGCGGTGTTTTATATTGGCCAACAACTTACATTAATTCGCACCCAGAATTAGATAATATTAAATCACTAGATGAGGATCTAGTATGTGATTTTGTAATAGTAGGAAGTGGTGAGTCAGGTGGCTTATCCGCGTATTTCCTAAGTCAAACAGGAGCAAAAGTAGTATTACTAGATAAACGAAAAGTTGCTCATGGAAGTACAAGTGCGAATACCGGACTACTACAATATACAAACGATAAATCATTAAATTCATTTATTAACTCTTTTGGAAGAGAAAAAGCCGTTCGTCATTATCAATTATGTGTTGAAGCTATAAAAGGAATTGAAAAAATGTCAAAAAAAATTGAAATTGATCCAGATTTTATAAAAAGAAAAAGTTTATATTATGCAAGTGATTTAGACGGAAAAGAAAATATTGAATTAGAGTATAAGGTGTTAACGGAACATGGATTTAATGCTGAGTTATTTACAAAAGCCCAAATAAAAGAGAAGTTTAATTTTACAAAGGAACTTGCACTTTTCACTGGTGATGACGCTGAAGTTAATCCGTATAAATGTGCCCATGGCTTACTTTTATATGCTATGAAGCGAGGGTTAAAGGCATACTCTGATACCGAAGTAACGCGGATCATTGGTTCAAAGGAAGGTGTCCAACTTTTTACGAACACTAAACATACGATTCGTGCTAAAAAAGTTATTTTTGCTGGAGGTTATGAATCTCTAGAAGTAAAAAGTGAAAAAAATGCAGTCTTGACTTCGACATTTGCAATTGCAACACAGCCGTTACTTGAAAATAGTAATGCATGGTATGAAGACTGCTTAATTTGGGAGACTGCAAGGCCATATCTTTACTTGCGCACAACTGTTGATGGAAGAATTATTGTTGGCGGTCTTGATGAACCTACAATCATACCAGAAAAGCGTGAATCAATGTTATTTCATAAAAAAGAGCAGCTTATAAAAAATTTAGTAGAGTTATTTCCACATCATAAAGATGCAAAAGCGGAATTTTATTGGACAGGCGCATTTGGAGGAACGCATTCCGGCTTACCAATGATTAGAGAATACAATGAATATCCAAACTGTTTGTTTTTAATGGCGTATGGAGGTAATGGAACTGTATATAGCTATGTATTGGCAAAAATATTAAAGGATCTAATTACGGTTGGCTCTCATCCTGACGCACATCTTTATATGGAAAATTGA
- the phaC gene encoding class III poly(R)-hydroxyalkanoic acid synthase subunit PhaC: MISSQKLEEATESLPSGLKESYKRLKKTADILIKEGEPLVGQSPKEVIWTKNKSKLYHYIPTTSKKVKKTPILLIYALINKPYILDLTKGNSFVEYLVNEGFDVYLLDWGTFGYEDRHLKFDDFIHDYIAKAVNRVLRFSGAEEISLLGYCMGGTLTSIYASLYENAPIKNLIFVTSPFDFSETGLYGSFLNEKYFALDKAVDTLGNIPPEMIDFGNKMLKPITNFVGPYVTLLDRSDNTRFIKSWQLMQKWVADGIPFPGESYRQWIREFYQQNKLLNGELEIRGRKVDVSNIQANVLNISATKDHIAMPCQVEALNEHISSVDKQYVSIPSGHVSIMFGPVSLKTTYPTIGKWLAERS, from the coding sequence GTGATTAGTTCACAAAAGTTAGAAGAAGCTACGGAATCACTTCCAAGCGGATTAAAAGAATCATATAAAAGATTGAAGAAAACTGCAGATATTCTTATAAAAGAAGGGGAGCCACTAGTAGGTCAATCTCCTAAAGAAGTCATTTGGACTAAAAATAAGAGTAAATTGTATCATTATATACCAACTACTTCAAAAAAAGTAAAAAAGACTCCGATCTTACTTATTTATGCGCTAATTAATAAGCCTTATATCCTTGATTTAACGAAAGGTAATTCTTTTGTAGAATATCTTGTTAATGAAGGATTTGATGTTTATTTATTAGACTGGGGTACTTTTGGTTATGAAGACCGACATTTGAAATTTGACGATTTCATTCATGATTATATTGCGAAAGCTGTAAATCGCGTTCTTCGTTTTTCAGGTGCAGAGGAAATATCATTATTAGGTTATTGTATGGGCGGCACTTTAACTAGTATTTACGCATCTCTTTATGAAAATGCACCAATTAAAAACTTAATATTCGTAACTAGTCCATTTGATTTTTCAGAAACTGGATTATATGGATCGTTTTTAAATGAAAAATACTTTGCATTAGATAAAGCTGTCGACACATTAGGAAATATACCACCTGAAATGATTGACTTTGGTAATAAAATGTTAAAACCAATTACTAATTTCGTTGGGCCTTATGTAACTTTATTAGATCGATCTGATAATACAAGATTTATTAAGTCGTGGCAGTTAATGCAAAAATGGGTTGCAGACGGTATTCCTTTCCCAGGTGAATCATATCGTCAATGGATTCGTGAATTTTATCAACAAAACAAATTATTGAATGGTGAACTTGAAATTAGAGGTAGAAAAGTAGATGTATCAAACATACAAGCTAATGTATTAAATATATCTGCAACTAAAGACCATATTGCAATGCCATGCCAAGTAGAAGCTCTAAATGAGCATATTTCTAGCGTAGATAAGCAATATGTATCGATTCCATCTGGCCATGTTTCAATTATGTTTGGACCAGTTTCTCTAAAAACAACATATCCGACAATTGGAAAATGGTTAGCTGAAAGATCATAA
- a CDS encoding 3-oxoacyl-ACP reductase — translation MDLVNRVAIVTGGAKGIGKGIAFALAEKGAKVVINYNNSEAHAKAVVDELFENGYEALAVQANVAELDQAKALIDRTVEHFGRLDIIVNNAGITRDRSFKKLSAEDWHEVIDVNLSSVYNTCNSALPHLLESDNARIINISSVIGQSGGFGQTNYSAAKAGMIGFTKSLALELAKSNVTVNSVCPGFIETDMVNEIPENVKEQIKSKIPKRRFGTVEEIAKAVVYLCEGGEYITGQQINVNGGLYV, via the coding sequence ATGGATTTAGTAAATCGTGTAGCGATCGTAACAGGTGGAGCAAAAGGAATAGGAAAAGGTATAGCATTCGCTTTAGCAGAGAAAGGTGCAAAAGTTGTAATCAATTATAATAATAGTGAAGCACACGCAAAAGCAGTTGTAGACGAACTTTTTGAAAATGGTTATGAGGCATTAGCAGTTCAAGCTAATGTTGCTGAATTAGATCAAGCGAAAGCATTAATTGATCGTACAGTTGAGCATTTTGGTCGTTTAGACATTATTGTAAACAATGCCGGAATCACTAGAGATCGTAGTTTCAAAAAGCTAAGTGCGGAAGATTGGCATGAGGTTATTGATGTAAACTTAAGCAGTGTTTATAACACATGTAATTCTGCTTTACCACACTTATTAGAATCTGATAATGCTCGCATCATTAATATCTCATCAGTTATTGGTCAATCGGGTGGTTTTGGTCAAACAAACTATTCTGCTGCAAAAGCCGGAATGATCGGATTTACTAAATCATTAGCTCTTGAATTAGCAAAATCAAATGTTACAGTAAATTCTGTATGTCCAGGATTTATTGAAACGGATATGGTAAACGAAATACCAGAAAATGTAAAAGAACAAATTAAATCTAAAATACCAAAAAGAAGATTTGGTACAGTTGAGGAAATTGCTAAAGCAGTAGTTTACTTATGCGAAGGCGGCGAGTACATCACTGGTCAACAAATAAATGTAAATGGCGGACTTTACGTTTAA
- a CDS encoding polyhydroxyalkanoic acid synthase subunit PhaR — protein MSEQNYSDPLKMWKQMYDVNEKYWGKMMNDHVHKEEFSEWMGSVLDFNLFCKKMMNDQSKTFLEASNIASKEDIANVASLVINLESKVDTLEDQLYLNTQPELDVTALKKELDIVALKRDLTKVKAETKSIHQQVSELKSSMSNIEQLLKQLTTTTTKQ, from the coding sequence ATGTCAGAGCAAAATTATTCAGATCCATTAAAAATGTGGAAGCAAATGTATGATGTTAATGAAAAATACTGGGGAAAAATGATGAACGATCATGTTCATAAAGAAGAATTTTCTGAGTGGATGGGTTCTGTACTAGATTTTAATCTATTTTGTAAAAAAATGATGAATGATCAGTCGAAAACTTTCTTAGAGGCTTCGAATATCGCTTCAAAAGAAGATATCGCAAATGTAGCTAGCTTAGTGATTAATTTAGAATCAAAAGTTGATACATTAGAGGACCAATTATACTTAAATACGCAACCAGAGCTAGATGTAACAGCATTGAAAAAAGAGTTAGACATTGTTGCATTAAAACGAGATCTTACAAAAGTGAAAGCTGAAACCAAATCAATCCATCAACAAGTTAGTGAATTAAAGTCTTCAATGTCAAACATTGAACAACTTTTAAAGCAATTAACAACAACAACAACAAAACAATAA
- the phaQ gene encoding poly-beta-hydroxybutyrate-responsive repressor produces MTTNENDTSKKTKQETSNNLTLPKNFLVPFLLLSLKQWNMHGYKLMQVLFDLGFTTLDSSNVYRILRQLEKESYIKSSWENGLDGPAKRIYSITDAGEEYLKTCHSSFTQYNQMLQTFFSIYTNSFFPFSSSDESFKND; encoded by the coding sequence ATGACAACAAATGAAAATGATACAAGTAAAAAAACAAAACAGGAAACTTCCAACAATCTTACATTGCCAAAAAACTTCTTAGTTCCCTTTCTACTTCTAAGCCTTAAGCAATGGAACATGCATGGCTATAAATTAATGCAAGTATTATTTGATTTAGGTTTTACTACGCTTGATTCGAGTAATGTGTATCGAATTCTGAGACAACTCGAAAAAGAAAGTTATATTAAATCTAGTTGGGAAAATGGACTCGATGGTCCAGCAAAACGAATTTATTCAATTACTGATGCTGGTGAGGAATATTTAAAAACATGCCATAGTTCATTTACTCAATATAATCAAATGCTCCAAACATTTTTTTCAATTTACACAAATTCCTTCTTTCCTTTTAGCAGCTCTGATGAAAGTTTTAAAAATGATTGA
- a CDS encoding MaoC family dehydratase, producing the protein MNIFESARHVQEVHFDSISVGDEATLEVKITAELIEQFAAISTDVNPIHLLDDFAEESIFKERIAHGMLICSFISSVLGTKLPGKNTIYLSQEVFFKAPVKINDTIKVIVSVISKRDDKKLLTLQTNVYNQDNILVVEGSAVVKKLT; encoded by the coding sequence ATGAATATTTTCGAAAGTGCAAGACATGTACAGGAAGTTCATTTTGACTCCATATCAGTTGGTGATGAAGCTACTCTGGAAGTAAAAATTACAGCAGAGTTAATTGAACAATTTGCTGCAATTTCAACAGATGTTAATCCAATTCACTTATTAGATGATTTTGCTGAAGAAAGCATCTTTAAAGAAAGAATTGCACATGGCATGTTGATTTGCAGCTTTATTTCCTCAGTACTAGGTACTAAACTACCCGGCAAAAACACCATCTACCTATCTCAAGAAGTATTTTTCAAAGCACCAGTTAAAATTAATGACACAATTAAAGTAATCGTCAGTGTAATAAGCAAACGAGATGATAAAAAATTACTAACCCTTCAAACGAATGTATATAATCAGGATAATATACTTGTTGTGGAAGGATCAGCTGTTGTTAAAAAGTTAACTTAA
- a CDS encoding alpha/beta-type small acid-soluble spore protein, translated as MTRSNKLLVPGVEQALDQFKYEIANEFGVTLGSDTTARSNGSVGGEITKRLIAQAQSHLKGQ; from the coding sequence ATGACAAGATCAAATAAATTATTAGTTCCAGGTGTAGAGCAAGCACTAGATCAATTTAAATATGAAATTGCTAATGAATTCGGAGTAACTTTGGGTTCAGATACAACTGCACGCTCTAATGGTTCAGTTGGTGGCGAAATTACAAAACGTTTAATTGCTCAAGCGCAAAGTCATTTAAAGGGTCAATGA
- a CDS encoding PTS transporter subunit EIIC, whose amino-acid sequence MLSFLQRIGKALMLPIAVLPAAGLLLRFGQPDLLDIPFMAAAGNAIFSNLPLIFAIGVAIGISKDGNGAAGLAGAIGYFVLTAGTTTINKDINMAALGGIITGVVAGLLYNRFSGIKLPEWLGFFSGRRFVPIITSATMLILAGIFGYVWPTIQDAINSVGNWIIDIGPIGAAVFGFLNRILIPLGLHHVLNTIFWFNLGDFTDAAGKLVHGDLNRFFAGDNTAGAFMTGFFPIMMFGLPAAAFAMIAAAKPEKRKTVAGMFIGLALTSFLTGITEPIEFAFMFIAPVLYTFHAILTGLSMGLVNALGIKDGFTFSAGFMDYILNYNIATKPILLLLIGLIFGVIYFVVFYFAIKKFNIKTPGREDDEVETDEVTTEIGDSLYLQALGGKENLTNIDNCTTRLRLQVKDASKVNEALLKKAGARGVIKLDDKNVQVVVGTNVEFVAEDLKKEVK is encoded by the coding sequence ATGCTTAGTTTTTTACAACGTATTGGTAAAGCATTAATGCTTCCAATAGCTGTCCTTCCAGCTGCGGGTCTTTTACTGCGCTTTGGACAACCCGATTTACTAGACATTCCGTTTATGGCGGCTGCTGGTAATGCAATTTTCTCAAATCTTCCATTAATCTTTGCTATCGGTGTTGCAATTGGTATTTCAAAGGATGGAAATGGGGCAGCTGGTCTTGCAGGTGCAATCGGTTACTTCGTATTAACTGCAGGAACAACTACTATTAATAAAGATATAAACATGGCTGCCCTTGGTGGTATTATTACTGGGGTTGTAGCTGGTCTGCTTTACAACAGATTTAGTGGTATTAAATTACCTGAATGGTTAGGATTCTTTAGTGGACGACGATTCGTTCCAATCATAACGTCGGCTACTATGCTGATATTAGCAGGAATATTTGGTTATGTATGGCCAACAATTCAAGATGCAATTAACTCTGTTGGTAACTGGATTATTGATATCGGTCCAATCGGAGCTGCAGTATTTGGTTTCTTAAACCGTATTCTAATTCCATTAGGTTTACATCACGTATTAAATACAATTTTCTGGTTCAACTTAGGTGACTTTACTGATGCTGCTGGTAAATTAGTTCACGGTGACTTAAACAGATTCTTCGCTGGTGACAACACTGCTGGTGCATTCATGACTGGTTTCTTCCCAATTATGATGTTTGGTCTTCCTGCTGCTGCGTTTGCAATGATCGCTGCTGCAAAACCTGAAAAACGTAAAACTGTTGCAGGTATGTTTATCGGACTTGCTTTAACATCATTCTTAACTGGTATTACTGAACCAATTGAATTTGCATTCATGTTCATTGCTCCAGTACTATATACATTCCATGCAATCTTAACAGGTTTATCAATGGGTCTTGTAAATGCTTTAGGAATTAAAGATGGATTTACATTCTCAGCTGGTTTCATGGACTACATTCTGAACTACAATATCGCAACTAAACCTATACTATTACTCCTAATCGGCTTAATCTTTGGTGTAATTTACTTTGTCGTGTTCTACTTTGCAATTAAGAAATTTAACATTAAAACACCAGGTCGTGAAGACGATGAAGTTGAAACTGATGAAGTAACAACTGAAATTGGTGATTCTTTATACCTACAAGCTTTAGGTGGAAAAGAAAACTTAACAAATATTGATAACTGTACAACTCGTTTACGCTTACAAGTAAAAGATGCTTCTAAAGTAAATGAAGCACTTCTTAAAAAAGCTGGTGCACGTGGAGTTATTAAATTAGATGATAAAAACGTTCAAGTAGTTGTAGGTACAAACGTAGAGTTTGTTGCTGAAGACTTAAAGAAAGAAGTTAAATAA